In Uranotaenia lowii strain MFRU-FL chromosome 2, ASM2978415v1, whole genome shotgun sequence, one genomic interval encodes:
- the LOC129746580 gene encoding HIG1 domain family member 1A, mitochondrial-like, translated as MVNMEEGGGDKLARKARESPFMPIGLAGLAVVCAIGAYKYKNRGEMSTSVFLMQLRVAAQGTVVGALSIGLAYTMFNTYVLGKKDN; from the coding sequence ATGGTCAACATGGAGGAGGGAGGTGGAGACAAACTTGCCCGCAAAGCACGTGAATCGCCCTTCATGCCCATTGGATTGGCCGGGCTGGCCGTGGTATGTGCTATCGGCGCATATAAGTACAAGAACCGCGGCGAAATGTCCACCTCAGTGTTTCTGATGCAGCTCCGAGTAGCAGCCCAAGGAACCGTAGTTGGAGCCCTATCCATCGGTCTGGCATATACGATGTTCAATACGTACGTGCTAGGGAAGAAGGATAATTAG